The Cherax quadricarinatus isolate ZL_2023a chromosome 51, ASM3850222v1, whole genome shotgun sequence DNA window tgtgtgtgtgtgtgtgtgtgtgtgtactcacctatttgtggttgtaggggtggagtcttagctcctggcctcgcctcttcaccggttgctactgggccctctctctctctgctccatgtgtgtgtgtgtatgtatatgcatatatgtactaATGTGTGTATGTGAAGAATTCACTATATAATACGAGATTGCAAATGTGAAAAAAATACGTAGTAGAAAATAACGTAAGgtgtatgtatctcagtgtatatgtgctGAAAGTTTATTGTCATCCCTAGTTTatgaattaaagtattcttaactTGTGGTGAACAACCAGCCAATCAATCTGAGCGCATCCATATGCTAACACTCGTCTCTTTAGAGGATTTATTAAGTATTATCAATAAAAGCACGTTTTATAGGCTGTTGTGTCCTAAATTAAAATGTACTTATAAGAAAAAGTCAGTAGTGATGAAGGCCTGTGTAATTTCATTATAGATTAGTTAGTCATGTTTCTCCTTGAGTAAGTTAACATTTTCTATGGTTTAAAAATATTGCTTCAAAGAAAACTACAATAGTTGGTAAACTTCTTTATCTATcctttgttttaatttttaataaatttgaatatttttATTCAGTTTAATGCTAATACTAGACAAAGGTTTGCATATAAATTATTTTTGTTCTTCCATTTAAACATTTTCCGCCTACAcatgcaaaaataaaaaaataatgacgTTTTAATTCATGATAATTCAACAGAGCTGAATCACTGCCTGCAGCAGTGTAAGTTTATTGAAGTATAGGAAACAGGATAGTGTCTCCTAACACTGttcctcaggaaacaggacagtgtCTCCTAACATTGTTCCTCGGGAAACAGGACAGTGTCTCCTAACACTGttcctcaggaaacaggacagtgtCTCCTAAAACTGttcctcaggaaacaggacagtgtCTCCTAAAACTGttcctcaggaaacaggacagtgtCTCCTAACACTGttcctcaggaaacaggacagtgtCTCCTAACATTGttcctcaggaaacaggacagtgtCTCCTAACACTGttcctcaggaaacaggacagtgtCTCCTAACACTGttcctcaggaaacaggacagtgtCTCCTAACATTGttcctcaggaaacaggacagtgtCTCCTAACATTGttcctcaggaaacaggacagtgtCTCCTAACATTGttcctcaggaaacaggacagtgtCTCTTAAAACTGttcctcaggaaacaggacagtgtCTCCTAACATTGttcctcaggaaacaggacagtgtCTCCTAACATTGttcctcaggaaacaggacagtgtCTCTTAAAACTGttcctcaggaaacaggacagtgtCTCCTAACACTGttcctcaggaaacaggactgTGTCTCCTAACACTGttcctcaggaaacaggacattgTCTCCTAACACTGttcctcaggaaacaggactgtgtctcctgacactgttcctcaggaaacaggactgtgtctcctgacactgttcctcaggaaacaggactgtgtctcctgacactgttcctcaggaaacaggacatttTCTCCTATCACTGttcctcaggaaacaggacagtgtCTCCTAACACTGttcctcaggaaacaggactgtgtctcctgacactggtttcGTTGTGTTCTCACAAACCATTAGCgacctagtgaagaggcgggaccaggagctatgactcgacccttgccaccacagttaggtgagtacaaggtaAATAAAACCATAAGTAAATTATGTGAGCGTTATATTTAATAAAATGTTTTTTTATAACAAAATTTTTTCTGTCTCTGATAAGAAATTTTTAACACAAATTGAGTGTATTGCATAATGGAATTTATTTAGTGATAAATAACCACTAATTATAACTAACAATTATGTAATAAAAACCAGTACATATTTAGGAGGGGAACTTTTCGACCCGTCCTGGTCCAaggacagaccgaaacgtcgtcataaggttcctctcctAAGTACGGGTTTTtgggtgaattgttccagcttcgtattgtgacttttaattctttcattaTCTACATTATTAATATTGCAGAATATATTAACGTCTCGATTCGAGTATCTATATATTGCTTAAGTATAAAAATCACGGTATAAAAGAAAGATACAAATATAATGTGAAATAATGAGAAAGGGGAGGAGAAATGAGGAAGCTGTAGCATCGTCGAACTTCCGATACTTCCATTCAGATAGAACTACGAGGTTTTGAAACTTGTTTGACTAAGAATTGTCTTCCGTGTATGATTTGACAATGTTGGAATAAGATGCTACGTTAATGTTAAGATGGTTGAGTAGTTGAGAAGGTGATTAAATGGGAAGTTGAAGGTGTTGTGTTGCAGTTGAGGACttggtgtgttgcaggtggtgaTATGTAACGCGCCATCGCCTGCAACACACCAAATGGATGATGTGATAAATACACAGACCTGTCTAGAAGGATGCTGgaaactctctcacacacagtggaatattttatttttttcagaaATTATTACTAGCACAGAGAAGGGGTGGGTATGGTGTAAGCTCCAGGTAAGGTGTGTTCTCGCTTCTCTGGTAATGGAGGTGATCTTAAACAGTGATCATAACAGTTAACTGTATTATACTTCTGACCCATTTTGAGTATTTTATTCACGGTTGTTTTCACCATTTTCCACCTTTTTGAGGTTttctgaaaataaagaaaacgtaaatactactaatattattttAAGAAATGAAAAAATATCACTTTTAGGTAGTAAACTGGATTTAAAGTGGAAATTAATTTTCCCCCAATAACTATGTGATGTGTTGACGATGTAAGTGATGTCCGTCGTGACATCACTTACATCGTCAATGACTGGTAGAGATTCAGTCAAGGCTCGCTGGGAAAAATTTGCCATGTAACTTATTTTCATGAACCACATTACCGTGATACCAGAAGCAAGAGAGACATATTCattggtgtgatgaatggttttgaaaaccgacaagttgaagaattgagacacttatgcaacacatgggaatctttattgaagaaacgtttcgccacacagtggcttcatcagtccaatacaaagtagaaatgggtaaggagagtagaagtatgaggtaatcagtccctcaacctggattcgatgtgttcagtccatcactcttgtagtaagtgcagcatagggccagagaggtggcttatatactgtggtgagacaggaggaggcgggatcttagtgggacctgccactaatgtaagtaggtcatcgtccaaaggtttgggcaagcgttgaagtctttgtaccaagattccatgatgttgcagtgtctgacagatgtgatgaattgGTGTATTCCTGAGCGTACACAACTAACAGGTCAGAGTTCCTACATTCTCACTATACGTCAAGATAcgaagaccaaaagaggcatcaccatcggatttttcctaagagcataccaaaTTTGTAGTCCTTGACGAAGAATGTTCTTacatacaccaaaccttcactgatctacattttccttcctttttcatcaaagactgcaagaaaaaagctcttcagatcattaattctccacgcaccagcaccactcctaacaaaattACAATTCTTCCCatcagccaggttgcactgaacgtttctaaggtactcgcacaaactaacactagagtcgccatcgcatccagcacttccataagGAATCTAAGCAGGACAAAATCGAAttaccacgaaccagtcaatgcaggagtttacactataacttgtggaggctgcgacagaatATATGGCGGTGAAACAGCAAGGAACCTCGAAACACATCTCAGTGAAAACATTAACGCATGTAGTAACGATAACTTGAACAGGGCCTGCGTTCAGCACTGGAATTCCACCAAttacctcatgaaattcaacgacgcccGACTAGTGATCAGAgaacctaatttccgcagacgtaaatGGCTTAAATtatcattaatcgctgtttctaacacaagcAAAATAAAGACAGCTTCATCATctttgaagtacagtggacccccgcttaacgatcacctccaaatgcgacaaattatgtaagtatttatgtaagtgcgtttgtacgtgtatgtttgggggtctgaaatggactaatctacttcacaatattccttatgggaaaaaattcggtcagtactggcacctgaacatactactggaatgaaaaaagttcgttaaccgggggtccactgtattagcaaacatcctcctcaaaaaaaaaaacctgccatcacatagtctctgctgCTAATATTACACAAGAACTTAacagagaaggaacactgaaacagacctcaAATCCAACCACTAAGAGAAATATTTGTCCCATCTATTTTTATGCTGcctaagtaatagcttttataactttttactcatgtgcaagttgactgttctaccacatgtattactattactactactaccactagtattacacctcactctaagcctatatatactctcagtgcccatgtattgtttgtaacggcttgatgaagctcctggagagcgaaacgttaccacaataaaatgtcacattggttgcacttgtgttctttttccTAACATATTGCCGGTGGCCGGGTGGCTAaatctcccgcttcacacacggagggcccgggttcgattcccggcaggtggaaacatcTCGACACGTTtcgttacacctgttgtcctgttcacctaccagcagataggtacctgggtgttagtcgactggtgtgggtcgcatcctgggggacaagattgaggaaaGTCTCTTAATCTTATCTGATGCACTCGCGAATATTTTATTTTACCTGAAAAAGACGCTGCATTCTGGTGACACGGTGGCCCGgtccacacaccacactaccgcTACTTAACCCTTAACCTGCCCTCTTTCTTTTTCATCTGACCTCCACATGACCTTCAAGTCATGTTTTCAATACACTCTGCACGGGAGTGACAAGCGCAAAGTGCCCGAAACGTTTCATTAACACAGTatcctaagtgttgcacaagtgccttTACAGAAGAATTCATTCAAATTGTGGACaacgtttcactctatgtagaggtTGTCATGCTAACTGCTTGAAAACAAAAACGGTTGTCTGTCGGTGATACTTACTTACACTCGAGCGCCCCCTGAGCGCTGTTGTACTGCTGGAAGGACAGGGCCATCGTGCCTGAGAAGAGAAGCTTGGCAGCGCCTCTGCACGTCTGTTGGACTGCTCGGGTCATCGTCTTGTCATCGCAGACTGTGTACAGACACGCTTTTAGCTTGAAGTCGCAGTCTTTTTTGTTGACTCTGCATGAGGCGCGGTAGCAGAGGTCGTGGGTGCCGCAGCACTCAGTTAAGCGACTCACTGGTAAGGTGTCGTCTCGTATGTGCAAACCAAGAGCTCCGCAGCCACTGAAGATGGGCACAGAGGTGTCGAGGGGATCAGGAGACGAGGTCTGTGCCAGAAAGATATGTCAGTATAAGACAGATATGTCATAGAAAAGGGATATTATCCGTTTGAAGCCCGTGATCCCCACAGCGTGCGAGTGTAACAGTAAAAGACGGGATACCTATCCTCACAGTGGACGATGGGATACCTATTCTTACATTTGTTTCTACTAAGATGCACACTACTATGTGAGGCATTGGGCGGAAAAAAGAGAAACACCTCGAAAATCTGGGTTAGTGAAACCGATTTCGTAAAGTTTCTTCTGTTTTGGAAATGTGTAGATTGCCTTTTGGATCTGTAAATTAGGCTCAGAGCCTCATAAAGTGTGGTACCTTGAGCTTCATAGCTCCAATACTACACAATCCTCGAGGTTATTcatgtttcaggggtcaacgcccccgcgacccggtctgtaaTAAATACATTGAGCTTATAAAGTGCAGGATTGATATTCGCATTACAATGAGCACTACCTTCTCCATAATTTGACTCAAACATAGTTGACTCACCCATTGATTTTCCTCCTCTATCTCAGATCAAATATGATTCTCtttccccaggagctgtatgacccctacggatttagcacttTCTCAAGACTATAATAAAAATAACTATTTTGTAAGCAACAAttttcttttctgaaattttaacCATAGGTAAGATGCTCAAAATTACGTGTATGAACTAACATATTTTTATATTCATAGGGAATTGGAGGCaagcaggaagggtggtggagtggcgatgtatgtcagagataatttaaattgttgtcttagacatgatataagaacataagaaagaaggaacactgcaacaggcctactgacccatgcggagcaggtccatgccccccccccgattagcccaatgacccacccagtctggtcacctccactcaaggaaggagcacggcaccagacccagcagcacaagctagtcaggtccaactcacacccacccacacccactcatgtatttataatataagattagaaacatcggacacagaatatgtttggctacagtttctcgagcgttgtgacaaattaattttgggtgtgatttataggccccaaaccttgatagggagtgcagtaagatgttatgggacgaaattcataaggcatctagatatgaaaatgttgtgttaatgggagattttaactttagacaaattgattggaacagtgcgacaggaaatcttgagtctagtgactttcttgatacggttcaggattgctttttcgaacagtttgtgacagaaccaactagaacataagaaagaaggaacactgcagcagacctagtggcccatacgaggcaggtccaagtctcctaccggcttaagccaatgccctacctagtcaggtcaggtcacattcacttaaggaaggaacacggcaactgacctagtagcacaagctaatcgggtccaactcacacctactcatgtatttatctaacttatttttaaaactatacaacgttttagcctctataactgtacttgggagtttgttccactcatccacaactcgattaccaaaccagtgttttcctatatctttcctgaatccgaatttttccaacttaaaaccattgctacgagtcagcacgttatttacatcccctttatttattcctgtcttccatttatacacctcaatcatgtcccccctaattctactcctttctagagagtgcagattcagggccctcagtctatcctcatagagaagatttctgatacatgggatcaactttgtcatcctccttcgtatgttttccagagcaaaCTATCtatttgacttggttcttgccaacaaagaatcactaatcaataatcttgaggttaatgatgagcttggggaaagtgatcacaaatcgcttagtttcaatatatcatggaattacccagataactgcaagcAAATCTCTGTTCCAGACttttgcttggccgatttcatgggactgagaaattacctgggtgagctaaattgggatgatctgactatgggtcagggaggtgatcttgtttgccaatatgacgttttcagagcatagttctagctgcccagacaacttttgttccgagtagggaaattagatttaacaaaaatgatcccaaatggatgaacaatagattaaaacatctcattggtcaaaagagaggcatatataggcgtatcaaaagaggggatgggcagttaagaaatcaatatattcagttaaagagagaaataaaaaaggaataagaaaagcaaaaagggattatgaggctaaggtcgcaagggattcgaagactaacccaaaagggttctttcaggtatacagaagtaagattagggacaagattggcccacttaagagtaactcaggtcagatcactgaca harbors:
- the LOC128705810 gene encoding uncharacterized protein isoform X2; the protein is MQAWTTLCLLLTATSTVADNAALFWNLYDAVISGGRILHDVADGVGAVSKAIRAIDHFLDSTAEAQTSSPDPLDTSVPIFSGCGALGLHIRDDTLPVSRLTECCGTHDLCYRASCRVNKKDCDFKLKACLYTVCDDKTMTRAVQQTCRGAAKLLFSGTMALSFQQYNSAQGALECKKPQKGGKW
- the LOC128705810 gene encoding uncharacterized protein isoform X1 gives rise to the protein MQAWTTLCLLLTATSTVADNAALFWNLYDAVISGGRILHDVADGVGAVSKAIRAIDHFLDSTAEAQVKEAIETSEKTETAPENPSTAQQTSSPDPLDTSVPIFSGCGALGLHIRDDTLPVSRLTECCGTHDLCYRASCRVNKKDCDFKLKACLYTVCDDKTMTRAVQQTCRGAAKLLFSGTMALSFQQYNSAQGALECKKPQKGGKW